A part of Botrytis cinerea B05.10 chromosome 2, complete sequence genomic DNA contains:
- the Bcdal1 gene encoding Bcdal1 has product MTTTYPYPTPSATPRHDSPLQPTVLVSSRAVIFDENDNLIVSPATITISPSTGKIISILPTVLPPSSFPPNTVYVDHTPHLILPGLVDAHVHLNEPGRTEWEGFSTGTKAAASGGVTTVIDMPLNAIPPTTTLNGLEEKIKAAQGQCWVDVGFYGGIIPGNAEELLPLVEAGVRGFKGFLIESGVDEFPAVSSDDIALVLKTLKDSSTTLMFHAEMIPPITASVGDDVQISLPPLQPSGPLTAYDTFLSSRPPSFETYAVDQILSLAHLAPSLHLHIVHLSAIEAIPLLRAARSSGINITAETCFHYLALASEDVAEGDTRHKCCPPIRSSANRDGLWSELSHPESVIKTIVSDHSPCTPELKLLPEHLSHGCGAMRDDAKGVNGGLLKDQEAKEKGDFFASWGGISSVGLGLPILWTEATSRSQASSSSSIDILDIVRLCAVNTAKQVGLQHRKGALRPGFDADICVFEDNHEWLVGREELLFRNKVSPYTGKTMKGRVKETWVRGTKVYERGVGEMNGMIVRKEGPVGRLLLEKRTV; this is encoded by the exons ATGACTACaacatacccatacccaacTCCCTCCGCTACACCACGCCACGATTCCCCATTACAACCCACAGTCCTCGTTTCTTCGAGAGCAGTCATCTTTGACGAGAATGACAATCTCATTGTCTCACCGGCAACCATTACAATCTCACCCTCAACCGGCAAGATTATATCCATCTTACCTACCGTTCTCCCACCCTCGAGTTTTCCGCCAAACACAGTTTACGTCGACCACACTCCTCATCTGATCCTTCCGGGGTTAGTCGATGCACATGTTCATCTTAATGAGCCAGGTCGAACCGAATGGGAAGGTTTCAGTACCGGTACCAAAGCTGCTGCATCAGGTGGTGTCACAACAGTCATTGATATGCCATTGAATGCCATTCCACCAACCACAACCCTGAATGGATtagaagaaaagatcaaggctGCACAAGGTCAATGCTGGGTTGATGTTGGATTTTATGGTGGAATCATACCTGGAAATGCTGAGGAGCTACTTCCGCTTGTTGAAGCAGGTGTCAGGGGGTTCAAGGGCTTTCTCATAGAGAGTGGT gTCGATGAATTCCCTGCCGTCTCTTCCGACGATATAGCTCTCGTACTCAAGACACTCAAAGATTCTTCTACAACACTCATGTTCCATGCGGAAATGATTCCACCCATAACAGCCTCCGTGGGTGATGACGTCCAAATATCCCTCCCACCTCTCCAGCCATCAGGACCACTGACAGCATACGACACATTCCTATCCTCCCGCCCTCCATCCTTCGAAACATACGCCGTTGATCAAATCCTCTCGCTTGCCCACCTCGCTCCTTCCCTTCATCTCCACATCGTCCACCTTTCAGCCATCGAAGCTATCCCTCTCCTCCGTGCAGCCCGTTCATCCGGTATAAACATTACTGCGGAGACTTGTTTCCACTACCTCGCTCTCGCATCCGAAGATGTAGCCGAAGGTGATACCCGTCATAAATGTTGTCCCCCAATTCGTTCTTCAGCCAACCGTGATGGTCTCTGGAGCGAACTCTCACACCCGGAATCCGTCATCAAAACTATCGTTAGCGACCACAGCCCATGTACTCCTGAACTCAAACTCCTTCCCGAGCATCTATCCCATGGCTGTGGCGCCATGCGCGACGACGCTAAAGGGGTTAACGGCGGATTATTaaaagatcaagaagctAAAGAAAAAGGCGATTTTTTCGCTTCTTGGGGAGGTATCTCTTCAGTTGGTCTTGGTCTTCCAATTCTGTGGACAGAAGCCACATCTCGTTCTcaagcttcatcttcttcctctatcGATATCCTTGATATCGTGAGGCTATGCGCTGTGAATACAGCCAAGCAAGTCGGGCTTCAGCACCGTAAAGGAGCGTTAAGACCAGGTTTCGATGCAGACATTTGTGTCTTCGAAGACAATCACGAGTGGCTTGTAGGCAGAGAAGAACTGCTTTTTAGAAACAAAGTTAGTCCATATACTGGAAAGACTATGAAGGGAAGAGTGAAGGAGACATGGGTTAGGGGAACTAAGGTCTACGAAAGGGGGGTCGGagagatgaatggaatgattgtTAGGAAAGAGGGTCCTGTTGGAAGGTTACTCTTGGAAAAGAGAACTGTTTAA